The following DNA comes from Ammospiza caudacuta isolate bAmmCau1 chromosome 15, bAmmCau1.pri, whole genome shotgun sequence.
ATGAAGTAAGAATGCAAaacctgcagggagagctggtcATACCATATGCACTGAAATGTGAAAATGATAATGCAGAACCAGAAAGCAGAAGCTGCATTTCCTGCCCAGAACACAATTTGTAGTTACAATCAAGAGATACCACAGAGGATCCTACTGTACAACTCCAGGCATTGCAAATCACTGTCCTGCACTTAAAAACAAGTCTTAACTCTGTTTAAAAGTCCTCATTTCAAAGTTCTGCACCCCAAATGAGTACCCCTGCAGTTAGTGGAAGTCTGATGGGTTGTGTGACTGTCTGCAAGTGCATCTATACATGTGACTTAGTGACCTGTGGGGGAATTCCACATCATGACTTTGTTGATGGAAAACTGTGGTTGTCCTGGGAGAGTTCTTCCAGCCTGTGCATGCTGACAGCTTGTTTTATAGCATCAGAAAACTGAACCTAGCACTGCTTGCTTGTTTTCCAGGTCGTGCACTGCTGGTCCTGCTCTTGTCTGGAACAGTGTCTCTCCTGGGTGGGCTGATATTTGGATACGAGCTGGGGATAATCTCtggagcactgctgcagctgcaggcagacTTTCAGCTCAGCTGCTTCCAGCAAGAGGTTCTGGTGAGCGCCGTCCTCATCGGAGCCCTCCTCGCCTCCCTGGCCGGGGGCATCCTCATTGACCGCCATGGCCGCAGGAGAGCAATCCTGGTCAGCaacctggtgctgctggtgggcagCCTCATCCTCACCCTGGCCAGGTCACTCACCGTGCTGGTCATTGGGAGAGTGACTGTGGGCTTTGCCATCTCTGTCTCATCCATGGCCTGCTGCATCTACGTCTCAGAAATGGTGGCTGCTCACCAGCGAGGCCTGCTGGTGTCTCTCTATGAGGCAGGAATCACCGTGGGCATCCTGCTGTCCTATGCACTGAATTATGTCTTTGCAGATGTGGATGAGGGGTGGAGGTACATGTTTGGGCTGGCCATTGCCCCAGCAGCCATGCAGTTCCTCAGCATCCTCTTTCTCCCAGTGAACCCAATTAAATTAAGCTCATGGGACTCAGACTGCCAGAAGGGCCTCATCCCATTGCAGGAcacagagggcagagcagcagccaagcgGGACCCCTATCAGGAGAAGCAGTACTCATTTCTTGATCTTTTTAGGACCAGAGATAACATGAGGAGGAGAACTCTGGTGGGCCTGGGGCTGGTGCTGTTCCAGCAGTTCACTGGGCAGCCCAATGTGCTGGGCTACGCCTCCAAAATCTTCCACTCGGTGGGGTTCCAGAGCAACTCCTCAGCCATCCTGGCCTCCGTTGGGCTGGGAGCCATCAAGGTGGTGGCCACGCTGGTGGCCATGACCTTGGCagacagggcaggcaggagggtgCTGCTCATGGCAGGCTGTGTGGTGATGGCCATGTCTGTCGCCACCCTGGGCCTCACCAGCCGCATGGCTCCtctggccatggccagggactGCAGGGCAGCCACGAGCCCCAATGCATCCCAGAGCCTCAGCCAGCACCCCCTGACCCCATCTGTGCTCCCCCAGGctgctgtgtcacctgtcccagctgtgtcaccCATCCCACCAGCGTCAGGTGCTGCCAGAAGCCAGGCAGGCCCTGGTTTTGCTGCCACAAGGAGCCTCACAGAAGTTTTTGCCCGCACCCAAAGCAAAGAGGTTGTTCCTGATCCTTCCCTCACTCAGAAAAGGGACTTGGCAGGTCAGTCCAGGAAAGGAGCACTGGAAAGCACCAGCCCtcccctcagtgctgctccctgggaacAACATACGGCCTTAAATTGGATTACACTGCTGAGCATGATGGCTTTTGTGAGTGCCTTCTCAATTGGATTTGGGCCAAGTAAGTGTGGTGTTTATCCCTGCATTAACCCAGAGAATGAAACTAGGGCTGGTCTGCAAGCTGCCTGCCTGAACCATTCCTTGTGTatctgctgtgctgagcagctcacTGTCTGGGAACTGGAAAtatgtcccctcctgtcccctcaaTCATTTTCTagcactgcagctctgtcagCTACTGCACTGGAGTAACTTTCTCTTCCATGCTATTCACTACCCTTGTAaagctgtttttttctctgaagttcAGTGGAAAATCAGAGCATCCTACAAACCCTACAAGCACTACATAAAGTCCCTGTCATCCTGGTGAGGAGGAAAATACAGGGCTGAGGACAGAGGGACTGAAGGGCTTCTGCTGTGTGATTATGAGAGTCAGTGCAGAACTGGAAGTTGAACCTCTTTTGAAGTTTCTCAATACCAATTGGGGttcttttattccatttattattagTTTTTTTTCATCAGATGAGATTAAAGATTAGTTCTTGCTTCCATGTAAGTTCTACTATTTTCTGGCATTTAAATGCCTTGATGTGAGAAAACAGCATTTAACTCAAGAAAAGAATGTTAGGTGAGCAAGTCTCATGGGTTTGATAGCCACCCTGCAAATTATTTCAAGCAAAATAACCCCAGGATGAGAGAGACTTAAAGATATGTATTGCTTTAACTCTGATTTTAGCCCAAATGCAATGTTGTCTGCCTAATTCCAcccttttctcatttctttatAAAGAGCATGACCTGACAGCAGGCCTGTCAGGTCTCTTCATCTCCTGTGCATGGAATGACCAGCTACCCTGCTTTCTCCTTTACTCCCTGGGCCTGTTTATTGCTATTTCATTCCTGCATGAAGCATTGAGCCCAGGAGGTTTGAAGGGTTCTGCTGTGATCAGCCTCTGAGATCGATGAATGTTTGACACCAGCAGCAGTGGGTGCTGGGTGAAGCCAGAGTTTAAACCCCCTGCTGGAATCCCCCTTGCCCATTTCCCAAACAAATTGCTTAACTCCACGCTGTCTTTGTGATCTCTCTGATCTGTGCAGTGACCTGGCTGGTCCTGAGTGAGATTTACCCTGCTGGGATAAGAGGAAGAGCCTTTGCCTTCTGTAACAGCTTTAACTGGGCTGCTAATTTACTGATCAGCCTCTCCTTCCTGGACCTTGTTGGTAAGTagccccttcccttccctctggtTAGGGAAGGCCACCATAAGCCATTTGGAGATTTAAGTGGCATTTTGATCCGTGAGGACTTGAGGCTGGAATAGGTGTGACCCTTTGCTACTGAGAGCAGGAAAgccaggcaccagcagctctgctcagagcctcTCATTTATAAAAATCACCAGTTGCCCACTGGGCTGCACTGTAGCACCACAGTTTGAAGAAACACAGAGCCTGCAGCTTCCACACAAGCAGCTTtacagccctgctcagcaggcactgctggtcCTGGCCCTCAGCTGCCCTCTTccccctgctgctggcaaagccTGGCATGCACCAACCTTTCCCTTTGCCAATTCTCAGTCCAAACCTTGTAGATAAGGAGTTCCTCAACCCTCTTGAAATCTTCACAAAATAAGGTGCCCCTGTCAGGCACCAGTAACCACCTCACAGTAAGCAACCAGTTTCCTTTGTACCCCACAATGTGACTCCTACACTCACACACCTGAATCTCTGCAGATGCCATTGGATTCTCTTGGATGTTTCTCCTCTATGGGCTGATGGGAGTGATGGCTGTTGTGTTCATTTACCTTTTTGTGCCTGAAACAAAAGGACAGTCCCTGGAGGAGatagagcagcagctctccaggaaAAGGTAGgtgtgctgctgtcccagcaggagTGCTGCCTTTGGGGGCTGcccactgccagcccctggCCTCTGTGGCATTGCTACTGAGGAAATAGAAAATGTCACATttgtggcagggctgtgggacaggatgggagaGCTGCAGTGCCTTCATCAGCAGCTCACTGCCCTGAGCCTTGCAGGAAGCTGCAGGACCTTCATCAGCAagtcactgccctgtgctgctggagggcagTAGTGACACTCAGGAAAAATGAGTTAAAAACCAGGACTCATGGTTGAGGAGAGGAGACCAGGACCCCAACATGGGACAGGAAGGTCAGGTctgggaggaggcaggaggggaggatAGTCCTGTCCtttcactttaaaataattccagCTGATCCTTCTCCTCTGTGGCGGAGACATCTCCTGGAACATGGGCTCCCACCTGATAATTTTCACACAAAGTTTGTAATGGACTAGGGAAGATCAAGATGTGGTTTTGCCATCCTGGTTGTGATGGaggtggcagggcaggcactgctggagcaggggagatGGTGCTGATGCCAAGGGGAGGGAGCAcgcagccctggggcaggaggggtggctgctctcagcccctgcccagctcctgctgctgcagctgctgctcctgaccTTCATCACTGCCCAGCAGGGTGTGGGAAGCAAATGTGTTTAAGCAGAGACGTGGAAGAGGAGCCAGCTGCACACACGCACTGTACCAGAGAGTGGAGCACTCCAGCAGCTCATGAAACCAGCCCACAGCATCgagtgtgaggagctgcaccagcagaggagcaggctgggccACCAGGACACTTCTCTGGGCCTTGAACTGGTGACTCTGGTCAGTGACAAttctccctgcagtgccctggaTCTGGGAACACACCAACAGCATGTCCTTTGGGTCCTTGGAGAACCTCTGTTCCCAGGTGGGGAATACATCCTTCCtttgatatattttaatttttaataatttgtgtCTCCTAGCATTTAAGAGATTCATGTTTTTATACACAGCAATTAAAGCACGGCTTTTGCTGACAATTTCTCCATCTCTGAGGCTCCTTTGTGAGCAGGGTGTGTTATTTTCCAGGTCTCTGGAACAccgggatggggctgggagggctcccCGCACTGCCCCGGCCCTGCCGCCAGTGGGCAGCCGGCACCACCCGCTCGGTCAGACCCGCAATGCCCAAAATCAGAGCCCCACACCCCCggagccccttccctgcctccccgGGGCctggcggggccgggcaggaGGGATTTGCCAGCGGGAATTGGGGGTGCTCTGCCTGGAGGTGAGCAGGGGACAAGGCAGAGATGAGGAtgctggggtgtcacagggACCTGGGGCAGAACAGAGGATGGGAATGCTGGGGTGTCATGGAGGGACAAGGCAGGCAGAGGATGGGGATGTTGGGGTGTCaggggatcaggggcagggcagagatggGGATGTTGGGGTGTCCGGGCGACTCTCAGGGCCTTTCTGGGTCTCTGCAACCCTGAGATTGTTAAaagtttcttttcccagcccggtgcTTGAAGAATGAGTTGGAGTTCTTaatttctcggtctcaaggttgtttattgtatcttatccataaaaaattttctcctgtcctgccgaggtccatccagcagggcagttccaggcactctgcctgccccctggcagtgttatgtctttatactaaaaactacatgtacaatgtttacaattacttcccaatacctatcacctatgttagacagtgagcttctgctctaaaccaatctaaaagtgccaccatcacagcagaagatggaggccaagaagaagaaggagaaaggctggacacgcccagatccctccatcttgcctcctgaacccccataccaaaacccctaaaatctactcttccaccctgtgataacttcactaataTTTTACTTATactgttgtggcttgcagatcttcatacaaggttggtaatttgccccacaggtcataatcaaacccacaggtgttctgggctctgtgccagggtctctgagtcccctggcaggggtcctggccatcctggacagccagagggatgtcccgAGTTCCCACATTGGAccaggggcagggctgaggatggggatgctgaggtgtcacagggacagaggcagcaggcagggctggctgtgctgagagAACACCCAAATaagctctggggacagcagacAGGGCTGAGGACAGTGCCAGGTGCTGGGGTGATGGTACAGAAAGCTGTGAGACAGCTCCTGGTAAGGGGGCTCAGTGAGGCCAGGGTAAATACAAAATGAGATTGGAGAAGTTAGTCAGCTCAGTGATCCATcaggaaggaataaaaaggggGTTTGGGTACAATAAAGGGTCTCCAGGACcaagcagtgcagggagggctgctgctgtgggtttggTGGGGAGAGGTGCACAGGACCTGCTTCACAAGGTGTTTGTGGCAGAGCTGGTCTCTGCTAGTGACCACAAAACAACCTTTAATGCTGTAGTGGGAGAGTGCACACCAAATAAATCCAGCCTGGGGCTCTACAATTTCAAGAAAGGGAGCTATGAAAAAAGAAGGTGATTAGTCAataacaacaaaccaaaaaaggagcaggcagaaagcaagGAGCCTGCAAGCAGTCTGGAGGTGATTAAAAAATGCTCTGTTAAAGCCTAAGCAAAACATGTGCCACAACTCAAAAAAGAACTAAGAGGTCCTAAAAATCACCCTGCCTGACTCACTGCTAAGGTTAAGGAGGTATCACAGGGAGAAGGTCAGTGTTTGAAAAGTGAAAAGGTTTCCcacaggaagagaaaaggaaaagccataAAACATGGCAAGTAAAGAGCAGACAGAAAAGACAGCTAAAAAAGAGCATGAAGATTTTGCAAAGATCTTGCAAGTGTCTTctaaaaatctttatttaacTATATCAAAAGGAAGAAACTGGCTGGGGAGCCATTGCTCAATACAAAGATGCACCAGGGTGCCAGGGAGGATGAGACATGATGAGACAGCTTGGCACAACTGAGTGTTgttctgcactgctgcaggaatTTGGAAGAACCTCATAGCCAGTAAATTAGAGGCACTGGATCAGTGTGACTTCCCAAATAGCTGCAGTACCAGAAGGGTGGCAGGTTCTAGTGCAGCTCTCAGGTGCAAACCAGGCTCTGGAAGGGgacctgggag
Coding sequences within:
- the SLC2A10 gene encoding solute carrier family 2, facilitated glucose transporter member 10 — protein: MVTPSSPPHGRALLVLLLSGTVSLLGGLIFGYELGIISGALLQLQADFQLSCFQQEVLVSAVLIGALLASLAGGILIDRHGRRRAILVSNLVLLVGSLILTLARSLTVLVIGRVTVGFAISVSSMACCIYVSEMVAAHQRGLLVSLYEAGITVGILLSYALNYVFADVDEGWRYMFGLAIAPAAMQFLSILFLPVNPIKLSSWDSDCQKGLIPLQDTEGRAAAKRDPYQEKQYSFLDLFRTRDNMRRRTLVGLGLVLFQQFTGQPNVLGYASKIFHSVGFQSNSSAILASVGLGAIKVVATLVAMTLADRAGRRVLLMAGCVVMAMSVATLGLTSRMAPLAMARDCRAATSPNASQSLSQHPLTPSVLPQAAVSPVPAVSPIPPASGAARSQAGPGFAATRSLTEVFARTQSKEVVPDPSLTQKRDLAGQSRKGALESTSPPLSAAPWEQHTALNWITLLSMMAFVSAFSIGFGPMTWLVLSEIYPAGIRGRAFAFCNSFNWAANLLISLSFLDLVDAIGFSWMFLLYGLMGVMAVVFIYLFVPETKGQSLEEIEQQLSRKRVWEANVFKQRRGRGASCTHALYQRVEHSSSS